In Candidatus Omnitrophota bacterium, the sequence AGCGGAAAATACTGTCTCGGCGGAAAAATCAATCTGAAACGCTCATGGAAGCTCGCTCAGTACGCCTCCTACTGTTTCGGCGTGCCGATACCCATCAATCAGCCGGGCGTCGGCTCAAATGCTTTCGCGCACGAATCCGGCATCCACGCCGACGGCGCGCTCAAGGACAGACGGAATTATGAGCTCTATGATTACGAGGAGCTCGGACGGGGCGAGCAAGAGTTTATAGAAACAGGCCGCCAGATCGTCGTCGGAGAATACTCGGGTATCAAAGGCTTCAGAAATGTTTATGACAAACTCGAGGTGAAATTCAAGGACAAGGATGAGGCCAGGAAAATACTTGAGCTCGTCCGCTACGCCAATGTGCACACGCAGAAACCTCTCTTGAGCGACGAGCTGCGCTTTATAGCCAAATATCCCGATATAGCTAAAGAGATAATGACGGTGACCCCGCAATGGTGAGGACACGAAAATGATCAGCCCATCGGATAAAATAAAAAATCTTCCGCCCTATCTTTTCGGAGCGATAGATGTTTTGAAAAACCGAGCGCACGCCAATAAGCAGGATGTGATTGATATGGGCATGGGCAATCCCGATCTTCCCACACCCAAATGCGTGGTGGACCGTCTTGTTGACACCGTGACCCGTCATCCCCGGACGCACCGTTACCCGCAGGCCAAGGGTATGCCCAAATTCAGGAAAGCCGTCTGCGACTGGTACGGCCGCCGTTTCGGCGTGAAGCTGGACCCCGAGACGGAAGCGGTGGCGCTCATAGGCTCAAAAGAGGGCATAGCGCATCTGTGCATGGCTTATCTGAATCAGGGGGATCTTGTTCTCGT encodes:
- a CDS encoding aminotransferase class I/II-fold pyridoxal phosphate-dependent enzyme, with product MISPSDKIKNLPPYLFGAIDVLKNRAHANKQDVIDMGMGNPDLPTPKCVVDRLVDTVTRHPRTHRYPQAKGMPKFRKAVCDWYGRRFGVKLDPETEAVALIGSKEGIAHLCMAYLNQGDLVLVPNPCYPVHYNGVVLAGGAIHLMPLREENGYLPDLSAIPEKVRQRAKIMILNYPNNPTGAVIEDKKYLEEVV